From Deltaproteobacteria bacterium, the proteins below share one genomic window:
- a CDS encoding HNH endonuclease has translation MRSKNDDVIRDLIASGQFIANNDGTVYSFRSLQGHPIEKPRVVNQTTKERGYKCIKWRDKHLAVHRIVFQFYLGELDSSLVINHKDGNPSNNHVSNLEQVTQGRNNEHRYRELGHKPVVSNARINQSTADEIRRQHESGKSYRQLVREFGISKSTVSYIINHKTWKSN, from the coding sequence ATGCGCTCCAAGAACGACGATGTAATTAGAGACCTGATTGCTTCTGGACAGTTCATTGCGAACAATGATGGTACAGTTTATAGCTTCAGGAGCTTACAAGGTCATCCAATTGAAAAGCCGCGAGTAGTTAATCAAACGACCAAAGAACGTGGATACAAGTGTATAAAGTGGAGAGATAAACATCTTGCCGTCCATCGAATTGTCTTTCAATTCTATTTAGGTGAATTGGATTCTAGCTTAGTCATCAATCATAAAGATGGAAACCCAAGCAATAACCACGTCTCTAACCTGGAGCAGGTAACTCAAGGTCGTAACAACGAGCACCGCTATCGAGAGCTTGGACACAAACCTGTGGTTAGCAATGCCAGGATCAATCAATCCACTGCCGATGAAATTAGACGACAACACGAATCAGGTAAATCATACCGGCAATTGGTTCGAGAGTTTGGAATTTCTAAATCTACCGTTTCTTACATCATCAACCATAAGACTTGGAAATCGAATTGA